One region of Paucibacter aquatile genomic DNA includes:
- a CDS encoding LysR family transcriptional regulator, which translates to MKLDLEALAALDAVVRHGSFARAAEALHKVTSAVSYQVKKLEEQLNLTLVDRSAYRVRLTAEGEAVLAEGRRLLRQAYQVEALAQQLASGWEARLLVVVDGILPLADTLRALKQLADEGVPTRVQLKIEFLRGVQHRFEKEQADLMLVKEYHPSAQLHAQAQAEVECVLCVAPEHALARLAAEAGRPLCLDELQDHVELSVQDSSDQGSDRQMFGGERVFYLSGFVAKRQALLMGMGFGWMPRYLVDDALAAGQLVELPYQGGSRFRFTPWLVQRLDRPPGRAGQRLIELLSRAA; encoded by the coding sequence ATGAAATTGGATCTCGAAGCCTTGGCGGCCTTGGACGCAGTGGTGCGCCACGGCAGCTTTGCGCGCGCCGCTGAAGCGCTGCACAAGGTCACCTCGGCCGTCAGCTACCAGGTCAAGAAGCTGGAAGAGCAGCTGAACCTGACCCTGGTGGACCGCAGCGCCTACCGTGTGCGCCTGACGGCTGAGGGCGAGGCCGTGCTGGCCGAAGGCCGGCGCTTGCTGCGCCAGGCCTATCAGGTCGAGGCCCTGGCCCAGCAGCTGGCTTCGGGGTGGGAGGCGCGCCTGCTGGTGGTGGTGGATGGCATCCTGCCGCTGGCCGACACCTTGCGGGCGCTCAAGCAACTGGCGGACGAAGGCGTGCCGACGCGCGTGCAGCTGAAGATCGAGTTCCTGCGAGGCGTGCAGCACCGCTTCGAGAAAGAGCAGGCCGATCTGATGCTGGTCAAGGAGTACCATCCCTCGGCCCAGCTGCACGCCCAGGCGCAGGCCGAGGTTGAATGCGTGCTCTGTGTGGCGCCCGAGCATGCGCTGGCCCGTTTGGCCGCAGAGGCCGGTCGCCCGCTGTGCCTGGATGAGCTGCAAGACCATGTCGAGCTCAGCGTGCAGGACAGCAGCGACCAGGGCAGCGACCGCCAGATGTTCGGTGGCGAGCGGGTCTTCTATCTCTCCGGTTTCGTCGCCAAGCGCCAGGCCCTGCTGATGGGCATGGGCTTCGGCTGGATGCCTCGCTACCTCGTCGACGACGCGCTGGCTGCCGGCCAGCTCGTCGAGCTGCCCTACCAGGGCGGCTCCCGCTTCCGCTTCACCCCCTGGCTGGTCCAGCGCCTCGACCGCCCACCCGGCCGCGCCGGCCAGCGCTTGATCGAGTTGCTCAGTCGGGCTGCTTGA
- the hppD gene encoding 4-hydroxyphenylpyruvate dioxygenase: MSIISPSNPVGLTGIEFTEFCGPSLESLDALFLSFGFSKLRRHPSKAISYYRQNDIHFLLNGERAGHSAQFARRHGPSISAMGWRVENAAAALAAAVARGAVAVPEAMKDHPYPAVWGIGESLIYFIEPNPAGASIYERDFVALDAPVIQPDKGFLTVDHLTNNVPPGEQDKWAAFYKGIFGFTEVRYFDIQGAKTGLTSFALRSPDGSFCIPINQPKDDKDQIAEYLREYKGPGVQHLAFLTNDILGSLDQLQGSGIETLEIDEDYYAEVFDRVQGVREDHARIQQHQVLVDGDEQGYLLQIFTKNIIGPIFIEIIQRSNNLGFGEGNFGALFRSLEKDQERRGVI; this comes from the coding sequence ATGAGCATCATCAGCCCCAGCAACCCCGTCGGCCTGACCGGCATCGAGTTCACCGAGTTCTGCGGCCCGAGCCTGGAGTCGCTCGACGCACTCTTCCTCTCGTTTGGCTTCTCCAAGCTGCGCCGTCACCCGAGCAAGGCCATCAGCTACTACCGCCAGAACGACATCCACTTCCTGCTCAACGGCGAACGCGCGGGCCACTCGGCCCAGTTCGCGCGCCGCCATGGCCCCTCGATCAGCGCCATGGGCTGGCGTGTCGAGAACGCAGCGGCTGCTTTGGCTGCCGCCGTGGCCCGCGGCGCCGTGGCCGTGCCCGAAGCGATGAAGGACCACCCCTATCCGGCGGTCTGGGGCATCGGCGAATCCCTCATCTATTTCATCGAGCCTAACCCGGCCGGCGCCAGCATCTACGAGCGCGATTTCGTGGCGCTCGATGCCCCGGTGATCCAGCCGGACAAGGGCTTCCTGACCGTGGACCACCTGACCAACAACGTGCCCCCGGGCGAGCAGGACAAATGGGCCGCCTTCTACAAAGGCATCTTCGGTTTTACGGAAGTGCGCTACTTCGACATCCAGGGCGCCAAGACCGGCCTGACCAGCTTCGCCCTGCGCTCGCCCGATGGCAGCTTCTGCATCCCCATCAATCAGCCCAAGGACGACAAGGACCAGATCGCCGAATACCTGCGCGAGTACAAGGGCCCCGGCGTTCAGCATCTGGCCTTCCTCACAAACGACATCCTCGGCTCGCTGGACCAGCTGCAAGGCAGCGGCATCGAGACCCTGGAGATCGACGAGGACTACTACGCCGAGGTCTTCGACCGCGTGCAAGGCGTGCGTGAAGACCACGCCCGCATCCAGCAGCACCAGGTGCTGGTCGATGGCGACGAGCAAGGCTATCTGCTGCAGATCTTCACCAAGAACATCATCGGCCCGATCTTCATCGAGATCATCCAGCGCAGCAACAACCTCGGTTTCGGCGAAGGCAACTTCGGTGCCCTCTTCCGATCGCTGGAAAAAGACCAGGAACGCCGCGGCGTCATCTAA
- a CDS encoding VOC family protein, translating into MLTQGIHHVAYRCRDVQETIRFYKEALDMDLLLAISEDRVPSTKEANPYMHIFLDAGRGNVLAFFELPESPPQGRDENTPAWVQHLAFQVEDVATLERTKTKLQALGIDVVGPTNHEIFQSIYLHDPNGHRIELAANTVKPGQLERLRELAPAMIEEWSRTRRTVKHAAWLHEQEFAAP; encoded by the coding sequence ATGTTGACCCAAGGCATTCACCACGTCGCCTACCGCTGCCGCGATGTGCAGGAAACCATCCGCTTCTACAAAGAGGCGCTGGACATGGACCTGCTGCTGGCCATCTCCGAGGACCGAGTGCCCTCGACCAAGGAGGCCAACCCCTATATGCACATCTTCCTCGACGCCGGTCGCGGCAATGTGCTGGCCTTCTTCGAGCTGCCCGAGTCGCCGCCGCAAGGCCGCGACGAGAACACCCCGGCCTGGGTGCAGCACCTGGCTTTTCAGGTGGAAGATGTGGCCACGCTGGAGCGCACCAAGACCAAGCTGCAAGCCCTGGGCATCGACGTGGTGGGCCCGACCAACCACGAGATCTTCCAGTCCATCTACCTGCACGACCCCAACGGCCACCGCATCGAGCTGGCCGCCAACACGGTCAAGCCCGGCCAGCTGGAGCGCTTGCGCGAACTGGCCCCGGCCATGATCGAAGAGTGGAGCCGCACCCGCCGCACCGTCAAGCACGCGGCCTGGCTGCACGAGCAGGAGTTCGCCGCGCCGTAA
- a CDS encoding MFS transporter, with protein MPISLLDARHRTVAALGVAQTLAWASSYYLPALLAQAMARELGLAPATVFAAFSVALLASAVVGPSAGRCIDRWGGRPVLMLSNGVFALGLLALSQAQGLWSLFGAWLILGLAMGGGLYEAAFATLVRLYGREARNSITGITLIAGFASTVGWPLTGWLEAHWGWRAACLAWAGLHLLLALPLNFSVPRAQGLAAAAPEPAGAQDSPVVEGVPAGAPAWRAVLILSWVFAVTWFISTAMAAHLPRLLMASGVSLAAAVAVGALIGPAQVAARLLEFGVLRHVHPLLSARLATLLHPVAAALLALLGAPLASAFALLHGAGNGILTIAKGTLPLVLFGPQGYGQRQGWLMVPARVAQALAPWWFGLCLDRWGAQALWLSCGLGLLAFLALLALPKPLPDRT; from the coding sequence ATGCCGATTTCCCTTCTTGACGCCCGCCACCGCACCGTCGCCGCACTGGGTGTGGCACAAACGCTGGCCTGGGCGTCCAGCTACTACCTGCCGGCGCTGCTGGCCCAGGCCATGGCGCGGGAGCTGGGCCTGGCCCCGGCGACGGTGTTCGCCGCCTTCTCCGTAGCGCTGCTGGCCTCGGCCGTGGTTGGGCCCTCTGCCGGGCGCTGCATCGACCGCTGGGGCGGGCGGCCGGTGCTGATGCTGAGCAATGGCGTGTTCGCCCTGGGTCTGCTGGCCCTGAGCCAGGCGCAAGGGCTGTGGAGCTTGTTCGGGGCCTGGCTGATTCTCGGCCTGGCCATGGGCGGCGGGCTGTACGAAGCCGCGTTTGCCACCCTGGTGCGCTTGTACGGGCGCGAGGCTCGCAACTCCATCACCGGCATCACCTTGATTGCCGGATTCGCCTCCACCGTGGGCTGGCCCTTGACCGGCTGGCTGGAGGCCCACTGGGGCTGGCGTGCCGCTTGCCTGGCCTGGGCCGGCCTGCATCTGCTGCTGGCCCTGCCGCTCAATTTCAGCGTGCCTCGGGCTCAGGGCTTGGCGGCGGCCGCGCCCGAACCGGCGGGCGCCCAGGATTCGCCGGTGGTGGAGGGCGTCCCGGCCGGCGCACCCGCCTGGCGCGCGGTGCTGATCTTGTCCTGGGTGTTCGCGGTGACCTGGTTCATCAGCACCGCCATGGCCGCGCACCTGCCCCGCTTGCTGATGGCCAGCGGCGTCAGCCTGGCGGCGGCGGTGGCCGTGGGCGCCCTGATCGGGCCAGCCCAGGTGGCCGCCCGGCTGCTGGAGTTTGGCGTGCTGCGCCATGTGCACCCGCTGCTGTCGGCGCGCCTGGCCACACTTTTGCATCCGGTGGCCGCGGCCCTGCTGGCGCTGTTGGGCGCGCCGCTGGCCTCGGCCTTTGCCCTGCTGCACGGGGCAGGCAACGGCATCCTCACCATCGCCAAAGGCACCCTGCCCCTGGTCTTGTTCGGCCCGCAGGGCTATGGCCAGCGCCAGGGCTGGCTGATGGTGCCCGCGCGTGTGGCGCAGGCGCTGGCGCCCTGGTGGTTCGGCCTGTGTCTGGACCGTTGGGGCGCCCAGGCGCTGTGGCTGTCCTGCGGCCTGGGGCTGCTGGCCTTTTTGGCCTTGCTGGCGCTGCCCAAACCCCTGCCCGACCGGACCTGA
- a CDS encoding helix-turn-helix domain-containing protein, which produces MPPLPRSAAAPAAAAPSAAEQALLFGAAQTALLFDGVPGYLFVVKDRAGRYVSFNQSLQQRLGLSCDEQLHGRPAAEIWPADLAARYREQDEWVLTRQQPLLYQLDPILLPDRQPGWCVTHKYPLCSREGELAGLLCLSRDVPGVPRGAAEAGLVQAVDRMTKHSERRVLLSELAEEAGLSPERLSALVKRIYGLSPMAFILRSRVRAACALLRGTQEPLLEVALACGFYDQAQFSRQFKSIVGMAPSSYRQQAAHTPGGAGVWEPPDL; this is translated from the coding sequence ATGCCACCCCTTCCTCGCAGCGCGGCGGCACCGGCCGCCGCAGCGCCCTCCGCGGCCGAGCAAGCCTTGCTGTTTGGTGCGGCCCAGACCGCTCTGCTGTTTGACGGCGTGCCGGGCTACCTCTTTGTGGTCAAGGACCGCGCCGGGCGCTATGTGTCCTTCAATCAATCGCTGCAGCAGCGTCTGGGCCTGAGTTGCGACGAGCAACTGCACGGGCGCCCGGCGGCCGAGATCTGGCCCGCCGATCTGGCGGCGCGTTACCGCGAGCAGGATGAGTGGGTGCTGACGCGCCAACAGCCGCTGCTTTACCAGCTCGACCCCATCCTGCTGCCCGACCGACAGCCCGGCTGGTGCGTCACCCACAAGTACCCGCTGTGCAGCCGCGAAGGCGAGCTGGCCGGCCTGCTCTGCCTGTCGCGCGATGTGCCTGGCGTGCCGCGCGGCGCGGCCGAAGCCGGGCTGGTGCAGGCCGTGGACCGCATGACCAAGCACAGCGAGCGGCGCGTGCTGCTGTCCGAGCTGGCCGAGGAAGCCGGCCTCAGCCCGGAGCGCCTGTCGGCCCTGGTCAAGCGCATCTACGGACTCAGCCCCATGGCCTTCATCCTGCGCAGCCGCGTGCGCGCCGCCTGTGCCTTGCTGCGCGGCACGCAAGAACCCCTGCTCGAGGTGGCCCTGGCCTGCGGCTTCTACGACCAGGCGCAGTTCAGCCGCCAGTTCAAGTCCATCGTCGGCATGGCGCCATCCAGCTACCGCCAGCAAGCGGCGCACACGCCGGGCGGCGCCGGGGTCTGGGAACCACCCGACCTCTGA
- a CDS encoding ABC transporter substrate-binding protein, translating into MPTRLTSLSSPDTTRRRWFADLAAVSAAVVTGPLRAATVGDIHLGASAALSGPAASLGRRFHAGAQAAFTHINHLGGIHGASVVLNVRDDAYEPERAEANTRMLLDDPRVLALFGYVGTPTTMAVLPLVKRAAIPFVGAYTGASFLREPQQTQVFNIRAGYNEEGLALARAMKDDGVKTVDLLYQADLFGRAGLESMREAAARLGLSLGVAAPHKRNSEDMDEAIGRLLTHGHGEAIFMISTYGSCAAAIKLARRRGYRGRFYALSFTGLEPLRQALGPAMKGVTLAQVVPDAENRHLPVVADYQQAMRSHGDRQFDAISLEGYIAARVMAEGLRRAHLPLSRESVGQGLDAIGSLDLGGFRLQLGPQQRRGSDFVELRVGK; encoded by the coding sequence ATGCCAACCCGCCTGACCTCGCTCTCCTCCCCTGACACCACCCGGCGTCGCTGGTTTGCCGATCTGGCGGCAGTGTCGGCCGCGGTAGTCACGGGCCCGCTGCGGGCGGCCACGGTGGGCGACATCCATCTCGGCGCCTCGGCGGCGCTCAGTGGCCCGGCCGCCAGCCTGGGGCGGCGCTTCCACGCCGGCGCGCAGGCCGCATTCACCCACATCAACCACCTGGGCGGCATCCACGGTGCCAGCGTCGTGCTGAATGTGCGCGACGATGCCTACGAACCTGAACGTGCCGAAGCCAACACCCGCATGCTGCTGGACGACCCGCGCGTGCTGGCCCTGTTCGGCTATGTCGGCACGCCCACCACCATGGCGGTGCTGCCGCTGGTGAAACGCGCAGCCATCCCCTTTGTCGGCGCCTACACCGGAGCCAGCTTTCTGCGCGAGCCGCAGCAAACCCAGGTGTTCAACATCCGCGCCGGCTACAACGAAGAAGGCCTGGCCCTGGCGCGCGCCATGAAGGACGACGGCGTCAAGACCGTGGACCTGCTCTACCAGGCCGATCTGTTCGGCCGCGCCGGCCTGGAATCCATGCGCGAGGCGGCAGCGCGTTTGGGCCTGAGCCTGGGCGTGGCAGCTCCGCACAAGCGCAACAGCGAAGACATGGACGAAGCGATCGGCCGCCTGCTGACCCATGGCCACGGCGAGGCCATCTTCATGATCAGCACCTACGGCAGCTGCGCCGCGGCGATCAAGCTGGCGCGCCGCAGAGGCTATCGCGGCCGCTTCTACGCCCTGTCATTCACCGGTCTGGAGCCCTTGCGCCAAGCCCTGGGCCCGGCCATGAAGGGCGTGACCCTGGCCCAGGTGGTGCCCGACGCCGAGAACCGCCACCTGCCCGTGGTGGCCGACTACCAGCAGGCCATGCGCAGCCATGGCGACCGGCAGTTCGACGCCATCAGCCTGGAAGGCTATATCGCCGCCCGCGTGATGGCCGAAGGCCTGCGCCGCGCCCACCTGCCGCTGTCGCGCGAAAGCGTGGGCCAAGGCCTGGATGCCATCGGCAGCCTCGACCTCGGCGGCTTCCGCCTGCAGCTGGGGCCGCAACAGCGCCGCGGCTCCGATTTTGTGGAGTTGCGGGTCGGCAAGTAA
- a CDS encoding S1/P1 nuclease, with translation MQIAFRPHASPASSAPFALSLSRFRPLALLAGLALAAPLLLSSAPAQAWGAEGHRLVASVAEQGLSPAARAEVQRLLALEPGSTLASISTWADEHRSPQTGPWHYVNFPRDGGCNYEPARDCEDGACVVSAIERQVEVLKNDKASDEARLKALKYVVHLVADVHQPLHAGFADDRGGNSYQVQGFGRGSNLHSLWDSGLMRNRAGGAEGLMQDLMLKAGSGSQRVPATDSRAAAQWAVESCRLVSAPGFYPDGHKVDQSYADAHDPALRQRLAEAARRLAGVLNSSLQ, from the coding sequence TTGCAGATCGCTTTCCGCCCCCACGCCTCCCCCGCTTCTTCAGCTCCCTTCGCCCTCTCCCTCTCGCGCTTTCGCCCGCTGGCGCTGCTGGCCGGCCTGGCCTTGGCCGCACCGCTGCTGCTGAGCAGCGCGCCGGCCCAAGCCTGGGGCGCCGAGGGCCACCGCCTGGTGGCCAGCGTGGCCGAGCAGGGCCTGAGCCCCGCCGCTCGCGCCGAGGTGCAGCGCCTGCTGGCGCTGGAGCCCGGCAGCACCCTGGCCTCCATCTCCACCTGGGCCGATGAGCACCGCTCGCCGCAGACCGGGCCCTGGCATTACGTGAACTTCCCGCGCGACGGCGGCTGCAACTACGAGCCGGCGCGCGACTGCGAGGACGGTGCCTGCGTGGTGAGCGCCATCGAGCGCCAGGTCGAGGTGCTCAAGAACGACAAGGCCTCGGACGAAGCGCGCTTGAAGGCGCTCAAGTACGTGGTGCATCTGGTGGCCGATGTGCACCAGCCCCTGCACGCCGGTTTTGCCGACGACCGCGGCGGCAACAGCTACCAGGTGCAGGGCTTCGGCCGCGGCTCCAATCTGCATTCGCTGTGGGACTCGGGTCTGATGCGCAACCGCGCCGGTGGCGCCGAGGGCTTGATGCAGGATTTGATGCTCAAGGCCGGCTCGGGCAGCCAGCGTGTGCCCGCCACCGACAGCCGGGCTGCGGCCCAGTGGGCGGTGGAGTCCTGCCGTCTGGTGTCGGCTCCGGGCTTCTACCCCGATGGCCACAAGGTCGACCAGAGCTATGCCGATGCCCACGACCCGGCGCTGCGTCAACGCCTGGCCGAGGCGGCCCGCCGCCTGGCCGGGGTCTTGAACAGCAGCCTGCAATAA
- a CDS encoding Lrp/AsnC family transcriptional regulator, with amino-acid sequence MELDRIDRQILDVLQEDGRIANQDLADRVGLSPSPCLRRVRALEESGLITGYRALLDAKKLGLSLMALVHISMDQHTPERFANFEASVRVLPEVLECLLITGQAADYQLKIIVRDMDHFQSLLLGKLTRIQGVTGVHSSFVLQQVIARTSLPVSSSGA; translated from the coding sequence ATGGAATTGGATCGCATTGACCGCCAGATTCTCGATGTGCTGCAGGAAGACGGCCGCATCGCCAACCAGGACCTGGCTGACCGGGTGGGCCTCTCGCCCTCGCCCTGCCTGCGCCGGGTGCGGGCGCTGGAAGAGAGCGGCCTGATCACCGGCTACCGCGCCCTGCTTGACGCCAAGAAACTGGGCCTGTCGCTGATGGCCCTGGTGCACATCTCCATGGACCAGCACACGCCCGAGCGCTTTGCCAATTTCGAGGCCTCGGTGCGGGTGCTGCCCGAGGTGCTGGAATGCCTGCTCATCACCGGCCAGGCGGCCGACTACCAGCTCAAGATCATCGTCCGCGACATGGACCATTTCCAAAGCCTGCTGCTGGGCAAGCTGACCCGCATCCAGGGCGTCACCGGCGTGCACTCCAGCTTTGTGCTGCAACAGGTGATTGCGCGCACCAGCCTGCCGGTGTCCTCCAGCGGCGCCTAA
- a CDS encoding methyl-accepting chemotaxis protein: MLNQWRISQRFLVIMGLYWLTFVLLAGLAAWGLSGSARALREVADQRMGAVFELNQLIKNNQANRTEVLLAFQHAPDSVLAGIHDHETSVHLQALEKRRNENDSAWPKVKAAAAIDAAGAALAADADDKRQAWTRKSDEVFAALRAGNFSPQVMADFLKAGRTEGAALFAALDKMAHHEQEQARLAAVAAANRVHQLQMVFALMALGIGAPTTWMFLTLLRRIRGGFAKADELSTAIAEGDLTVDVQGLGGDEIAHLLNQMHTMRERLIQLISAVRQTADGVQTAAVEVAAGNMDLSNRTEQTASNLQQTASTTDQLRVTVARNAEHADQANQLAVAASDVAERGGAVVGEVISTMRGINESSRKISDIIGVIDSIAFQTNILALNAAVEAARAGEQGRGFAVVASEVRSLAQRSAEAAREIKSLISASVEHVEQGSSQVNRAGETMQEVVDSIRRVTQIAGDIRIASKEQSEGVNTVGQAISQMDQATQQNAALVEESAAAAASLRDQAQQLVTAVAGFRMP; this comes from the coding sequence ATGCTGAATCAATGGCGGATCTCGCAGCGCTTTCTGGTCATCATGGGCCTGTACTGGCTGACCTTTGTGCTGTTGGCCGGTTTGGCGGCCTGGGGCCTGTCGGGCAGCGCCCGCGCCTTGCGCGAGGTGGCCGACCAGCGCATGGGCGCGGTGTTCGAGTTGAACCAGCTGATCAAGAACAACCAGGCCAACCGGACCGAGGTGCTGCTGGCATTCCAGCATGCGCCGGACAGTGTGCTCGCGGGCATTCACGACCATGAGACCTCGGTGCATCTGCAGGCGCTGGAAAAACGCCGCAACGAGAACGACAGCGCCTGGCCCAAGGTCAAGGCTGCCGCTGCCATTGACGCGGCCGGTGCCGCCTTGGCCGCCGATGCCGACGACAAGCGCCAGGCCTGGACGCGCAAGTCGGACGAAGTCTTTGCCGCGCTGCGAGCCGGCAACTTTTCGCCCCAGGTGATGGCCGACTTTCTCAAGGCCGGACGCACCGAGGGTGCAGCCCTGTTTGCCGCCTTGGACAAGATGGCGCACCACGAGCAGGAGCAGGCCAGGTTGGCCGCTGTGGCTGCGGCCAACCGTGTACATCAACTGCAGATGGTATTTGCGCTGATGGCCCTGGGCATTGGCGCGCCGACCACCTGGATGTTCTTGACTTTGCTGCGCCGCATCCGTGGCGGCTTTGCCAAGGCCGACGAGCTGTCCACCGCCATCGCCGAGGGGGATCTGACGGTCGATGTCCAAGGCCTGGGCGGCGATGAGATCGCCCATCTGCTCAACCAGATGCACACCATGCGCGAGCGTCTGATCCAGCTGATCAGCGCCGTGCGCCAGACGGCCGATGGCGTGCAGACTGCGGCCGTCGAAGTGGCAGCGGGCAATATGGACCTCTCCAACCGCACGGAGCAGACGGCCAGCAATCTGCAGCAGACCGCCAGCACCACCGACCAGCTGCGCGTGACGGTGGCGCGCAATGCCGAGCACGCGGATCAGGCCAACCAGCTGGCGGTGGCGGCGAGCGACGTGGCCGAGCGAGGCGGGGCCGTCGTGGGCGAGGTGATCAGCACCATGCGCGGCATCAACGAGAGCAGCCGCAAGATCTCCGACATCATCGGCGTCATCGATTCGATCGCATTCCAGACCAACATCCTGGCCCTCAATGCCGCTGTGGAAGCGGCTCGCGCCGGCGAGCAAGGCCGCGGCTTTGCTGTTGTGGCCTCCGAGGTGCGCAGCCTGGCGCAGCGCAGCGCCGAGGCGGCGCGCGAGATCAAGTCCTTGATCTCGGCCAGTGTCGAGCATGTGGAGCAAGGCAGCAGCCAGGTCAATCGCGCCGGCGAAACCATGCAAGAGGTGGTGGACTCGATCCGCCGCGTCACCCAGATCGCCGGCGACATCCGCATCGCCAGCAAGGAGCAGAGCGAAGGCGTCAACACCGTGGGCCAGGCTATTTCGCAAATGGACCAGGCCACCCAGCAGAACGCGGCCCTGGTGGAAGAAAGTGCTGCCGCCGCGGCCAGCTTGCGCGATCAGGCGCAGCAACTGGTCACGGCTGTGGCGGGCTTTCGCATGCCTTGA
- a CDS encoding S8 family peptidase: protein MKSLSSSSSSRRPHRFSPKPVALALALLAATSAAQAGQSVAEADAPGSRVVQSSDTDRLIVKYFDASEAAMEDGRKVIRARALDTNTLNQRVDRARQLAAERGLQLRMLRQSGLGSHVLSLDRPLPLAEVQALAARIKAEDATVEYAEPDRKMYALLTPNDSQYNQQWDLSEATGGIRAPAAWDQATGSGVVVAVIDTGIRPHADLAGQTVAGYDMIADVATANDGNGRDSDPSDPGDWNTAGQCGGGGARNSSWHGTHVAGTIAARTNNAAGIAGIAFNAKVQAVRVLGRCGGYNSDIADGMIWASGGTVPGVPANATPAKVLNLSLGGSGACDNTSQNAINGARSRGAVVVVAAGNSNANAANFTPANCSGVITVAATDRYGARAPYSNYGSVVALAAPGGNTGAGTSNGILSTLNAGTSSPGADSYAFYQGTSMAAPHVAGVAALMFSKKPTATPDEIASKLKSSARPFPGSCSQCGSGLLDANAAVLAMSDTLPPPFDEVEPNNTRAQANAVTTPRTLRAALGTSSDTDYFRVSLPAGSTLRASLPMPNGSTDYDLQIYNSAGTVVARSELDVGVTDNASYRNTSATTQNFFVRVVYYSGSTAVPYSLSLSW from the coding sequence ATGAAGTCCCTTTCCTCTTCTTCGTCCTCACGCCGCCCCCACCGCTTCAGCCCCAAGCCGGTGGCCCTCGCCCTGGCCCTGCTGGCAGCCACCAGCGCCGCACAGGCCGGCCAATCGGTCGCCGAGGCTGATGCGCCCGGCTCCCGAGTCGTCCAGAGCAGCGACACCGACCGACTGATCGTCAAATACTTCGACGCCAGCGAAGCTGCGATGGAAGACGGCCGCAAGGTGATTCGGGCCCGCGCCCTGGACACGAACACGCTGAACCAGCGCGTCGACCGTGCCCGCCAGCTGGCCGCCGAGCGTGGCCTGCAGCTCCGCATGCTGCGCCAGAGCGGCCTGGGGTCGCATGTGCTGAGCCTGGACCGCCCCCTGCCATTGGCCGAGGTGCAAGCCCTGGCCGCCCGCATCAAGGCCGAAGACGCCACGGTCGAATACGCCGAGCCCGACCGCAAGATGTACGCCCTGCTGACCCCCAATGACAGCCAGTACAACCAGCAATGGGATCTGTCTGAAGCCACCGGCGGCATCCGCGCCCCGGCCGCCTGGGACCAAGCCACCGGCAGCGGCGTGGTGGTGGCGGTGATCGACACCGGCATCCGCCCCCACGCCGACCTGGCCGGCCAAACCGTGGCCGGTTACGACATGATTGCCGACGTGGCCACCGCCAACGATGGCAATGGCCGCGACAGCGACCCCAGCGACCCCGGTGACTGGAACACCGCCGGCCAATGCGGCGGCGGCGGTGCCCGCAACAGCTCCTGGCACGGCACCCATGTGGCTGGCACCATCGCCGCGCGCACCAACAACGCGGCCGGCATCGCCGGCATTGCCTTCAACGCTAAGGTGCAGGCCGTGCGCGTGCTGGGCCGCTGCGGCGGCTACAACTCCGACATCGCCGACGGCATGATCTGGGCCTCGGGCGGCACGGTGCCCGGCGTGCCGGCCAATGCCACGCCGGCCAAAGTGCTGAACCTGTCGCTGGGCGGCAGCGGCGCCTGCGACAACACCAGCCAGAACGCCATCAACGGCGCCCGCTCGCGCGGCGCCGTGGTGGTGGTGGCCGCGGGCAATTCCAATGCCAACGCCGCCAACTTCACCCCGGCCAACTGCTCTGGCGTCATCACCGTGGCCGCGACCGACCGCTACGGCGCCCGCGCGCCCTACTCCAACTACGGCTCGGTCGTGGCCCTGGCCGCGCCCGGCGGCAACACCGGCGCCGGCACCAGCAACGGCATCCTGTCCACACTGAACGCCGGCACCAGCTCGCCCGGGGCCGACAGCTACGCCTTCTACCAAGGCACCTCGATGGCCGCGCCCCATGTGGCCGGGGTCGCCGCGCTGATGTTCAGCAAAAAGCCCACGGCCACGCCCGATGAGATCGCCAGCAAGCTCAAGAGCAGCGCCCGCCCCTTCCCCGGCAGCTGCAGCCAATGCGGCAGCGGCCTGCTCGACGCCAACGCCGCCGTGCTGGCCATGAGCGACACCCTGCCGCCGCCATTCGATGAAGTCGAGCCCAACAACACGCGAGCGCAAGCCAACGCCGTGACGACACCGCGCACCCTGCGCGCCGCCCTGGGCACCAGCAGCGACACCGACTACTTCCGCGTCAGCCTGCCGGCAGGCAGCACGCTGAGGGCCAGCCTGCCCATGCCCAACGGCAGCACCGACTACGACCTGCAGATCTACAACAGCGCCGGCACCGTGGTGGCACGCAGCGAGCTCGATGTCGGCGTGACCGACAACGCCAGCTACCGCAACACCAGCGCAACGACGCAGAACTTCTTCGTCCGCGTGGTCTATTACAGCGGCAGCACGGCGGTGCCTTACTCGCTGAGCCTGAGCTGGTAA